The genomic region ACCGGCGTCGACGACGAAGAGGTTCTCGTGATCATAGGACCGGCAATAGGGATCGAGCGGCGCCGTCGCAGGGTCGTTGCCGATGCGGACCGTTCCGCACTGATGGGAGGGCGTGCGCTTGTCGAAGGGCCGCGACAGCACGAGCGGAAACCCGATCGACTTCAGGATCACCTTCAGCCTGGCGACAAGCGCTAGATGCGCGTCCCAATTGGTTCGCTGCCATTGCAGAATGATCCGATCTCCATCGACCGTGACGCGGCTTTCCGGATTGGGAACGTCCTCGCTCATCGCATAGAAATCGATGGCATGGTTGGTGATGAGCCGCAGCAGCCATTCCGGCGCCTGCGGCAAGGAGCCCTTGAGAACCTTCTCGGAGATGCGGCCGAGGAGCTGCACGTTGCCGAGCGGCGGTCCTCCCTCCCCGTCCGAGAGATAGAAGTCGTTGAAGGCAAAGGTCTTCTGGTAGACGGAAGTATTGCGGAACCGCGGCGAGACGCCGATGACGGCGGAGGCATTGTGGTTCATGAAGTTGCGGCCCACCTGGTCGGAGGAGTTCGCCAGGCCATTGGGGAAACGGTCGTTTTTCGAACGCAGCAGCAGCACCGATGACTGGACGGCGCCGGCCGAAAGGATGACCATCTCAGGCGAGACGGTCAGGGTCTCGCCGTCCTTGATATAGGTGACCCGGTCGATCCGGCTGCCGGCTCCCGTGTCGAGCCGCGTGACGCGCGCATTGGTTTCGAGCCGAACATTCTCGTGCTTCAGCGCCACAGCAAGGGCTGCGGTCTCGGCGTCCATCTTGCCGTCCCTTGCATTCGGATGGGCGTCCCAGGGCGTGTGTGCCTTGGAGAGCCAGGCGTCAAGATCGAGGCCGAGCGGCAGCGAAAACGGATGCAGGCCGTTCGCCTTGAGGCGCGCCCTGACATCGGCGATCGGCGCCTCGTCGGGCACCGGCGGGAATTCGTAAGCAGTCGAGTGATACGGTTCGGTCGGATCGTCGCCGAGACTGCCGCGGACCTGATATATGAGTTCCGCCTTCGAGTACCAGGGCTCCAACTCCTCATAAGGAAAGGGCCAGGCCGGCGACACGCCTTCGCGGTGTTCGATGATGCCGAAATCTTCTTTGCGATAGCGCGACAAGACGGCGCCGTAGAATTTCGAATTGCCGCCGACATTGTAATAGTTGCCGGGATTGAAGCCCTTGCCGTTCGCCTCGTACCAGACTTCCCTAGGGCGGAAATGCCCTCGCTGGAAAATGGCGCGCTGGTCGCGATTGACCGGAAGATCGGCGATGTGATCGCCGGCTTCGAGGATCAATATCTCAGCGCCGGTCGCGGCCAGGCCGGCGGCGACCGTCGCGCCGCCGATGCCTGAGCCGATGATGACGATGTCTGGTGAACTGTTCATTCCTAGCACCTGACCATCACGCGATCCGCATCTGGCTGTCTGGATCGAAGAACACGGCCTTGTCGAGATTGAAGGCAAGGCGGGTGGTCTGGCCTGGAGCGATGCCGGCATCGGCGCGCAGGCGGGCGACGACGGATTTGCCGCCGAGCTTGGTGACGGCGAAGGTGTCGGAGCCGGCCGGTTCGACCACCTCGATCAGGCAATCGTCCTCGGTCAGCGAACGCGCCTTGCGGTCGGCGCCATCAGGATCGGTCAGCGCCTCCGGGCGGATGCCGAAGATCACCTGCTTGCCGGCATAGGAGGAGAGGCCGTTGGCGCCTGAGGCGACCGGCAGTCTGAGCGGCGCGCCGTTCGGCCGTTCGAGCGCGACGGCAAGCCCACTGGTGCCGGTCTCGACGGTGGCGTTGAGCAGGTTCATCGCCGGCGATCCCATGAAGTCGGCGACGAAGAGATTGGCCGGGCTGTTATAGATCTCGGCCGGCGTGCCGAACTGCTGCAGCACCCCGTCCTTCAGCACCGCGATCTTGGTCGCCAGCGTCATCGCCTCGATCTGGTCATGGGTGACATAGACGAAGGTGGTGCCCATGCGCTGATGCAGCCGCTTGATCTCGGTGCGCATGTCGACGCGCAGCTTGGCGTCGAGATTGGAAAGCGGCTCGTCGAACAGGAAGACCTGCGGATTGCGCACCAAAGCCCGGCCCATGGCGACGCGCTGGCGCTGGCCGCCGGACAACTGGCTCGGCTTGCGGTCGAGCAGATGGCCGATCTGCAGCATGTCGGAGACCTGCTTGATCGCCTTGGCCCGCTCCTCCTTCGGCACGCCGCGGATCTCCATGCCGAAGGCGATATTGCCCGCCACCGTCATATTCGGATAGAGCGCATAGGACTGGAACACCATGGCGATATCGCGCTTGGACGGATGCAGGCCGTTGATGGCGCGCCCGTCGATCCTGATATCGCCTGACGTGATCGTCTCCAGCCCGGCA from Rhizobium sp. BT03 harbors:
- a CDS encoding GMC oxidoreductase is translated as MNSSPDIVIIGSGIGGATVAAGLAATGAEILILEAGDHIADLPVNRDQRAIFQRGHFRPREVWYEANGKGFNPGNYYNVGGNSKFYGAVLSRYRKEDFGIIEHREGVSPAWPFPYEELEPWYSKAELIYQVRGSLGDDPTEPYHSTAYEFPPVPDEAPIADVRARLKANGLHPFSLPLGLDLDAWLSKAHTPWDAHPNARDGKMDAETAALAVALKHENVRLETNARVTRLDTGAGSRIDRVTYIKDGETLTVSPEMVILSAGAVQSSVLLLRSKNDRFPNGLANSSDQVGRNFMNHNASAVIGVSPRFRNTSVYQKTFAFNDFYLSDGEGGPPLGNVQLLGRISEKVLKGSLPQAPEWLLRLITNHAIDFYAMSEDVPNPESRVTVDGDRIILQWQRTNWDAHLALVARLKVILKSIGFPLVLSRPFDKRTPSHQCGTVRIGNDPATAPLDPYCRSYDHENLFVVDAGFLPTSAAVNPALTVASQALRVADHIASKDLQAKSDPLARVGHK
- a CDS encoding ABC transporter ATP-binding protein — its product is MAFLEISGLRKRFGAVDILKGIDLELEKGGFLVLVGPSGCGKSTLLNTIAGLETITSGDIRIDGRAINGLHPSKRDIAMVFQSYALYPNMTVAGNIAFGMEIRGVPKEERAKAIKQVSDMLQIGHLLDRKPSQLSGGQRQRVAMGRALVRNPQVFLFDEPLSNLDAKLRVDMRTEIKRLHQRMGTTFVYVTHDQIEAMTLATKIAVLKDGVLQQFGTPAEIYNSPANLFVADFMGSPAMNLLNATVETGTSGLAVALERPNGAPLRLPVASGANGLSSYAGKQVIFGIRPEALTDPDGADRKARSLTEDDCLIEVVEPAGSDTFAVTKLGGKSVVARLRADAGIAPGQTTRLAFNLDKAVFFDPDSQMRIA